Below is a genomic region from Triticum dicoccoides isolate Atlit2015 ecotype Zavitan chromosome 5A, WEW_v2.0, whole genome shotgun sequence.
gtgtgtaccgagttgccacgttcacgtaactgcagttgccgtgtagcaaagaatcacagttgctatgtgtgtaccgagttgccacgttcgcgtaactgcagttgccGTGTAGTAAAGAATCACAGCTGCCATGTGTGTGTACCGAGTTGCCACGTTTGCGTAAGTGCAGTTGCCATCCACAAGGTAGgagtgtcgtgtgggcgaaaaaCAGTTCGCCCACACAACGCAGCTGGCAAACAGCGTGGTGCGGGCGTGTGGGCAAAatctccaacgcccacacaccagccccgtccTACGTGGCACATCAAATCCACCTTTTCGTGTCAAGATTCGTGTAAAAGACAGTGAACGGCGATCCGGACGTGTGGGCGAGTTgggtaacgcccacacgtgtgagcGTTAGTGTTTTCGTAAAAAAAAGCGAGTACGCCCAGTCCACTGCCACCCGCCCACGCCGCGAAACTCACCGCTTGATCTCACCCCCGGTAGGCGGGAAAACAGAGGCGCAAAATTCGCGGCCTCCGAAATCTCCTCGCGCCTGATTGGTCCAACCGTGCCTCCCACGGATCGCCCCTCCCCAGACCGCATCGCGTCCGTCCACTCCCCCCCAGATCCAACCGCCGAACGCCGACGCCCCGCGGATCGACGGGCCCACCACGCGCCGTCCGAAGCTCTAAATACCCGCGCCCCCTCCCCGGCACCTCACACCACAGCTCTCCGGCAGTCTGGCTCTCTCCATCCCAATCCCGACCTACCGCCCGCTCCCGCAAGCCATGGACGCCACGGCCACCGGCGCCAAGGGGAAGAAGGGCGCCGCCGGGCGCAAGGCCGGCGGGCCCAGGAAGAAGTCGGTGACCCGGTCCGTGAAGGCCGGGCTCCAGTTCCCCGTCGGTCGCATCGGGCGGTACCTCAAGAAGGGCCGCTACGCCCAGCGCGTCGGCACCGGCGCCCCCGTCTACCTCGCCGCCGTCCTCGAGTACCTCGCCGCCGAGCTGCTGGAGCTCGCCGGCAACGCCGCCAAGGACAACAAGAAGAGCCGCATCATCCCGCGCCACCTGCTGCTCGCCGTCCGGAACGACGAGGAGCTCGGCAAGCTGCTGGCCGGCGTCACCATCGCGCACGGCGGCGTCATCCCCAAGATCAACCCCGTGCTGCTCCCCAAGAAGACGGCGGAGAAGGAGGGCCAGGCGCCCAAGTCCCCCAAGAAGGCCGCCAAGTCGCCCAAGAAGGCCGCCACCCCGAAGAAAGCTTAAGAGAGATGCGCTCTCTGTCGTTTAGGATGTGTGCTGTGTAGTGTTCGTCTGATTAGTGATGTGAAGGTGTTCCGTCTAGTTGTTGATGTACCCTGTGTTGTGTTCATGTTCATGGAAGAAATTCAGTAATCTCTCTGAATTCCCAAATATGGTGCTGTCTCTTTGAGTCATTGCACAGGAGATTTGAATCACTGACGCGTCACCTGTTGCCCGTGTGGCTGAAATTGGCAAACGAATTTTGACAGATGGCCGTTGTTCGGCTCATGCTTGTGGATTCAGTTTACTGCTCTGGAGGAGTATTTGAGAAAGCAACAGCAGAGCGGTAAACTATGCACAAAAACGGAGCAGTGAACTGAATCTGGATGCAAATTGCGGTAAAAAACACTTCCTATGAATTTGTGTCGGAGGGAATTGAATAACCTGTCAATGCCTGACATCGTTCGCTGTGCGGAAGCGAATAGCATCCAGCACAACAAACGGTTCACGCCACAGAAGTCGCCTTGTCTCGGCTGGACCCTGTGATTCCGGAAGTTTGCACGGAGGCAGACGACTCCGGGCTGTTCATCGGCTGGGTGCAGGTGCATCATGCCCTTCACTACCGGGGATTAATTTCTGAACAGGAGCGACGGATGGAGAGGGTTGTCCTAGCAAATCTCTGTAAACAGTATTCGCTCCGTTCGGAAATAAGTGACGCTGTCAGTGATGCCAAAATGCTCGACCCAGCTGCGAACAACTTTTATCTTGTTTTTTCTGACCTGATGGTTGGCAGCAGCATGTAAAAACTGGCTGTTTTCATCTCCTGCAACACACCATCTGATCTTTGCTCTTCTTCGCTACATTGCAGTCTGCCAGAGAGTCAGCTTCTCAGCCTTTGCCGAAGCAAACTTACTGAAGGTGAACCCCAGCCCGTTTGTTATTGTCAATTGGGACGGACCAGAGTAAGTTTGGAGCCCTGATGCGCCCCAATTGGCCTGAACAACAACGCCTTTTGACGGCTCCAATTCCTGAGAGCAGCCCTGAATCCCCTGATGCGCCCCAATTTTAAGCTGATTAGTGAGGTTGACGAGCTGATGTGCCTGGTGCCCCTAGCCCACCCTTCCTGTATAATGTTTCTGGTTTCCTCCATGTCCACCCAGTGGTTTTCAAACCGAAATAATCTGCATTTTGGTGTCTCTCTGTTAAACTCCACCAAGATGGGTGTCTGATCCGATGTAATAGCAGTCTCAACCCTAGCAGAAGTTTGGAGGAAGCATAAATTCCAATCCGCATTGACAAGCACCCTGTCTAGACCAGAGTAGGATTCCTTCTCTTATTTGAACAGGTAAAAATTCTATTGGCGACGTCAATGTCATCCAGAGCATTGTCAATTGATGCGGCAACTGGACTTCTCATGATCATATCTATATATACATGTTAAAATCTCTCACAATCATCCATGCTTCATTGACAGAGCAGGCAAGTTGATCCGTGACTTGGACAAAACGACCTTTCTTGGTTACAAGGAGCATAAACAGTGGTTAACAGTGCTGATAAGTTGCTTGAAACTGAGGATACCTGGACAGTGCTACGGAATTTATGAGTATGACAGGTGACATTCGCCTGATCCTACGCTATCGAAATCCCACCAGAAGATAGAGCATGCGAGTGCAGTCGACTTGGAAGAAGAGATTTGATCTTGAACATGGAAATATCCTCGAGCAGGGGCGGAGCTGGAGCAAATCTTACCCGATGCACCACTTTAACAAGGCATAAAATTTTTCAAGCGTGGATGTATTGAATAAATGTGTGTTTTATAGGTTTAACACACATTATTGGATATAATAGAAGCGATTTGTAAAAACGAAATGTAGCCATCAAATTGCTTACTATAATGATAAAACAAGGGATATAACTACTTGAAATGTAGCCCAAATGAAAGTACTTAGATTGCTAAAAATTGAAAATTACCTTAGTATGTTTCTATTCCTCCAGGCCATGAAATACTCAACCACTTGTTTCTATTCCTCCAGGCCATGAAATACTCAACCACTTGTTTCTATTCCTCCAGGCCATGAAATACTCAACCACTTGAGCATTGGTGGCCCTTTTCATTTCTTCCTTCTCCACATAACAAATAATATCATCACTCAAACTTTCATCATTGAGGCGATTGCCCTGATCATACTGAATCTCCTCTTCCCAATTTATGTCTTCTGGCTGTGATGGTGCATTTCTTTTGAGAAGAAACTTGTCCATAGTATCTGTATTTGACAAATATAAATTATAAATGAGACATGGAGAATTGTATAGGCAAATAAAATATAACCTAATTAGAAGTTATAACCCTAGAAAATACTCCACACTTCTACCAAAACATAGTGATTTACTATATTCACTACAAGTCTATACATGATTGTTGAAGTTCAACAAAACTAGGAAAAGCAAGACAAAGGCCCTACCACAATTGTGGCCTTTTGTAATTTATCATCTATGGCGGACACAGAGACGAACATTCAAGATTGGAATTTGAAAAGGATGCGAAATTACCGAGCACCGGACGGCGTGCAACGTTCTCGTGCGCGTCGCTTCGTCACCGTGTGAGGACCCAGGCTGCATGGAGGCCGGCGGCCGGCGCGCTGCCGCTGCCGCCTCCGGCGGCTGTGTGGGACGGCGACGCGCAGGGGGCGTATGGAGTATGGTAGGCTGGGTTCGTACGCGTAATGCACAAATCGATCGATGGATTGATTAGTTTTTTTCTAGTGAAAAAAAAAGATGGATCGATTAGGTTTGCGTACGTGACTACGTGAAGAGATTCTCTTTTTTTTCATAGACAAAAACTACGTGAGGAGATGGTGGATGCGCAAGCGAACCGTCGTGCGTGCGTGTACTGCTGCGTTGGGCCAGTCCGGAGGCGTCGGAGTGGCTGGAACGGGCTGACCCTGATGCACAGCTCTTGGGCCACCCTGATGCACTCGGCCTTTTTAACTAATAGGCACTGCTAGGGAATTTTTTCACCCGTATTCCTGTGCATACGGGTCAGCCCAATGGGCTCCGCCCCTGTCCTCGAGCTTGGTTTTCTGAAAACAAACAACATTTGGGCGGCAGGAGGTTATGGTATTACAGACGAGCCAACACTTGTCCACATTGCCAAGACAACGGACGTTTCAGTTTAGGAATTTCATCAGAGCAGTAAAAAAACACGCCTTTTGCTTCGGTACACCCCCTTACAAGTTTACACGAATCTTAAAGTTAGAACGCcaataagtgccacacgtgtgggcgttagggaGTCCGCCCACACATTTTATGTGGTATATAAGAGGaacagcccacacacctacgtgtgggcaaaacaattaGCGCCCACACGCCTCTTTTTTCCCCTCCCGATtcctctcacacgcgtgcgtgtgggcgaagttgataacgcccacacgcccgtatgtcaggcctcgtacctcctggtcccgcacgccacgcgtgacggtcaccgcgcgcccgcagttgccatggtccagaccctcgtccatgttcgtttaattgcagttgccatgtcgctgaactacggttgccatgtcggacaactgcagttgccatggttgctcaattgcagttgccatgtatggtctgatctaatgtagttgccatgatttcataactttaggagttgccacatactaacactagacagttgagagagttgccatgtgctcacaagcatgctagggcagttgccatgtaaaaaggaagagttgccatctgcttacgtgcacgttagggcagttgccatgtacatgcacgttagggcagttgccatgtatcatgcaaaaacatatggcaactcggtaaaagaaaattgccatctgcttacgtgcacactaggcagttgccgtgtaccctgcaaaacacatggcaaactcgggtaaaaaaagagagttgccacctgcttataaaagCACAATAGGGGCAGTTGCCATGTTcagtgcaaaaacacatggcaactagcagcttgggtgtgggagaggaaaaggacgtgtgggcaagatgccaaatgcccacacactagctcttgtgtgtgcgtgcaaagtggcgtgtgggcgaactgctgaacgcccacacaccagccccttctgtgtggtgaaacggccgtgtgggcgaccgactgaacgcccacacaccagacCAGTCCTACGTGGCACTAGAAATATGCCAAAATTCGTGCGCTCACGAACGGACGCGGATCCACACGTGTgggcgcccacacgtgtgggcgttaacatttccgtaaagTTACTTAAAAAGGCTATCGTCATATTAGCCTGCAGATGAAACATATAGAATAGATTTATTTGGATGCAAAAGACTATATTATCCTTATTGATTGAAGGGGTATCTTCTAATCTTCACCTTTAATCTGCATCAAAATCCGTAAACTTTTCTAGAAGGTGTACCGAAGCAAAGTTCATAGCATTAAGCCATTAAGCCAGAACGAAGCAGAGGAGGATGATTGCAGAGAGCGGTGTAAACAAGGTATCAAAAGTCAACAATTTCATTCCCAGATGGACTAGCAGAGTACAAAGTCCAAACGATGATGCGGTACAGGCTCTGAAGGAGCAACACACTGAAGGACACAAGTAAA
It encodes:
- the LOC119301879 gene encoding histone H2A-like; protein product: MDATATGAKGKKGAAGRKAGGPRKKSVTRSVKAGLQFPVGRIGRYLKKGRYAQRVGTGAPVYLAAVLEYLAAELLELAGNAAKDNKKSRIIPRHLLLAVRNDEELGKLLAGVTIAHGGVIPKINPVLLPKKTAEKEGQAPKSPKKAAKSPKKAATPKKA